The Corvus hawaiiensis isolate bCorHaw1 chromosome 10, bCorHaw1.pri.cur, whole genome shotgun sequence genome includes a window with the following:
- the IGF2BP2 gene encoding insulin-like growth factor 2 mRNA-binding protein 2 isoform X2, producing the protein MRRRRMNQLYIGNLSPAATAQDLRQLFGERQLPLPGQVLLKSGYAFVDYPDQNWAIRAIETLSGKVELHGKVMEVDYSVPKKLRSRKIQIRNIPPHLQWEVLDGLLAQYGTVENVEQVNTDTETAVVNVTYATKEEAKVAIEKLNDHQFENYSFKISYIPDEEVSSPPPPQRSRRGGHSSRERGSSPGGSSQPKQLDFPLRMLVPTQFVGAIIGKEGLTIKNLTKQTQSKVDIHRKENAGAAEKPITIHATPEGCSEACRMILDIMQKEADETKSAEEIPLKILAHNSLVGRLIGKEGRNLKKIEQDTGTKITISPLQDLTIYNPERTITVKGSMEACSNAEVEIMKKLREAYENDVVAVNQQANLIPGLNLSALGIFSTGLSMLPSTPGARGAAAATPYHPFAQSGRRRTGSSAYLSGLYGAPPAGAFPHQHPLPEQEVVNLFIPTQAVGAIIGKKGQHIKQLARFAGASIKIAPAEGPDASERMVIITGPPEAQFKAQGRIFGKLKEENFFNPKEEVKLEAHIKVPSFAAGRVIGKGGKTVNELQNLTSAEVIVPRDQTPDKNEEVVVKIIGHFFASQTAQRKIREIVQQVKQQEHKHAQGAAASQHSK; encoded by the exons ATGAGGCGCCGGAGGATGAACCAGCTGTACATCGGCAACCTCAgccccgccgccaccgcccaGGACCTCCGGCAGCTCTTCGGGGAGcggcagctgcccctgcccggcCAGGTCCTCCTCAAGTCCGGCTACGCCTTCGTGGACTACCCGGACCAAAACTGGGCCATCCGGGCCATCGAGACCCTCTCGG GGAAAGTGGAGCTGCACGGCAAAGTGATGGAAGTGGATTATTCCGTGCCCAAAAAGCTCAG gagcaggaagatCCAGATCCGAAACATCCCCCCCCACCTACAGTGGGAG gtGCTGGATGGCCTCTTGGCTCAGTACGGCACGGTGGAGAACGTAGAGCAAG tgaacacagacacagaaactGCCGTTGTCAACGTGACCTACGCCACGAAGGAAGAGGCAAAAGT AGCAATAGAGAAGCTGAACGACCACCAGTTTGAGAACTATTCTTTCAAGATTTCCTACATCCCGGATGAAGAGGTGAGCTCCCCTCCGCCCCCTCAGCGATCCCGCCGCGGGGGCCACTCTTCCAGGGAGCGGGGCTCCTCCCCGGGGGGCTCCTCGCAGCCCAAACAGCTCGATTTCCCACTGCGGATGCTGGTGCCCACGCAGTTTGTTGGTGCGATCATAGGAAAGGAGGGCTTGACCATAAAGAACCTTACTAAGCAAACCCAGTCCAA GGTTGACATCCATCGGAAGGAGAACGCCGGCGCTGCCGAGAAGCCCATCACCATCCACGCCACGCCGGAGGGGTGCTCGGAAGCGTGTCGCATGATCCTGGATATCATGCAGAAGGAGGCTGACGAAACTAAATC aGCAGAAGAGATTCCCTTGAAAATCCTGGCACACAACAGCCTGGTGGGGAGGTTGATTGGCAAGGAGGGCCGCAACCTCAAGAAGATTGAGCAGGACACGGGCACAAAGATCACCATCTCCCC TTTGCAGGATTTGACCATCTACAACCCTGAGCGCACCATCACGGTGAAGGGCAGCATGGAGGCCTGCTCCAACGCCGAGGTGGAGATCATGAAGAAGCTGCGCGAGGCCTACGAGAACGACGTGGTGGCCGTCAAT caacAGGCCAACCTGATCCCAGGACTGAACCTCAGCGCTTTGGGCATCTTCTCCACAGGGCTGTCCATGCTCCCGTCCACCCCAGGGGCCcgaggggctgcagctgccacccCGTACCACCCCTTTGCA CAGAGCGGGCGGAGGAGGACG GGCTCCTCAGCCTATCTGTCAGGTCTGTACGGAGCCCCCCCAGCCGGCGCCTTCCCCCATCAGCACCCC ctgccagagcaggaggTCGTGAACTTGTTCATCCCAACACAGGCGGTGGGGGCCATCATCGGGAAGAAGGGGCAGCACATCAAGCAGCTGGCACGGTTTGCTGGTGCCTCCATCAAG ATCGCCCCGGCAGAAGGTCCAGACGCCAGCGAGCGCATGGTGATCATCACGGGGCCACCTGAGGCTCAGTTCAAG GCCCAGGGACGAATATTTGGGAAgctgaaagaggaaaacttctttAACCCGAAAGAAGAAGTGAAGCTCGAAGCCCACATCAAGGTGCCTTCCTTCGCCGCCGGCCGCGTCATCGGCAAGGGTGGCAAGACG GTGAACGAACTGCAGAACTTAACGAGCGCAGAAGTCATTGTGCCGCGAGACCAAACCCCGGACAAGAATGAGGAGGTCGTCGTCAAAATCATTGGGCATTTCTTTGCCAGTCAG ACTGCCCAGCGCAAGATCAGGGAAATCGTGCAGCAGgtgaagcagcaggagcacaaaCACGCTCAGGGAGCCGCGGCCTCGCAGCACAGCAAGTGA
- the IGF2BP2 gene encoding insulin-like growth factor 2 mRNA-binding protein 2 isoform X1 yields the protein MRRRRMNQLYIGNLSPAATAQDLRQLFGERQLPLPGQVLLKSGYAFVDYPDQNWAIRAIETLSGKVELHGKVMEVDYSVPKKLRSRKIQIRNIPPHLQWEVLDGLLAQYGTVENVEQVNTDTETAVVNVTYATKEEAKVAIEKLNDHQFENYSFKISYIPDEEVSSPPPPQRSRRGGHSSRERGSSPGGSSQPKQLDFPLRMLVPTQFVGAIIGKEGLTIKNLTKQTQSKVDIHRKENAGAAEKPITIHATPEGCSEACRMILDIMQKEADETKSAEEIPLKILAHNSLVGRLIGKEGRNLKKIEQDTGTKITISPLQDLTIYNPERTITVKGSMEACSNAEVEIMKKLREAYENDVVAVNQQANLIPGLNLSALGIFSTGLSMLPSTPGARGAAAATPYHPFAQQSGRRRTGSSAYLSGLYGAPPAGAFPHQHPLPEQEVVNLFIPTQAVGAIIGKKGQHIKQLARFAGASIKIAPAEGPDASERMVIITGPPEAQFKAQGRIFGKLKEENFFNPKEEVKLEAHIKVPSFAAGRVIGKGGKTVNELQNLTSAEVIVPRDQTPDKNEEVVVKIIGHFFASQTAQRKIREIVQQVKQQEHKHAQGAAASQHSK from the exons ATGAGGCGCCGGAGGATGAACCAGCTGTACATCGGCAACCTCAgccccgccgccaccgcccaGGACCTCCGGCAGCTCTTCGGGGAGcggcagctgcccctgcccggcCAGGTCCTCCTCAAGTCCGGCTACGCCTTCGTGGACTACCCGGACCAAAACTGGGCCATCCGGGCCATCGAGACCCTCTCGG GGAAAGTGGAGCTGCACGGCAAAGTGATGGAAGTGGATTATTCCGTGCCCAAAAAGCTCAG gagcaggaagatCCAGATCCGAAACATCCCCCCCCACCTACAGTGGGAG gtGCTGGATGGCCTCTTGGCTCAGTACGGCACGGTGGAGAACGTAGAGCAAG tgaacacagacacagaaactGCCGTTGTCAACGTGACCTACGCCACGAAGGAAGAGGCAAAAGT AGCAATAGAGAAGCTGAACGACCACCAGTTTGAGAACTATTCTTTCAAGATTTCCTACATCCCGGATGAAGAGGTGAGCTCCCCTCCGCCCCCTCAGCGATCCCGCCGCGGGGGCCACTCTTCCAGGGAGCGGGGCTCCTCCCCGGGGGGCTCCTCGCAGCCCAAACAGCTCGATTTCCCACTGCGGATGCTGGTGCCCACGCAGTTTGTTGGTGCGATCATAGGAAAGGAGGGCTTGACCATAAAGAACCTTACTAAGCAAACCCAGTCCAA GGTTGACATCCATCGGAAGGAGAACGCCGGCGCTGCCGAGAAGCCCATCACCATCCACGCCACGCCGGAGGGGTGCTCGGAAGCGTGTCGCATGATCCTGGATATCATGCAGAAGGAGGCTGACGAAACTAAATC aGCAGAAGAGATTCCCTTGAAAATCCTGGCACACAACAGCCTGGTGGGGAGGTTGATTGGCAAGGAGGGCCGCAACCTCAAGAAGATTGAGCAGGACACGGGCACAAAGATCACCATCTCCCC TTTGCAGGATTTGACCATCTACAACCCTGAGCGCACCATCACGGTGAAGGGCAGCATGGAGGCCTGCTCCAACGCCGAGGTGGAGATCATGAAGAAGCTGCGCGAGGCCTACGAGAACGACGTGGTGGCCGTCAAT caacAGGCCAACCTGATCCCAGGACTGAACCTCAGCGCTTTGGGCATCTTCTCCACAGGGCTGTCCATGCTCCCGTCCACCCCAGGGGCCcgaggggctgcagctgccacccCGTACCACCCCTTTGCA CAGCAGAGCGGGCGGAGGAGGACG GGCTCCTCAGCCTATCTGTCAGGTCTGTACGGAGCCCCCCCAGCCGGCGCCTTCCCCCATCAGCACCCC ctgccagagcaggaggTCGTGAACTTGTTCATCCCAACACAGGCGGTGGGGGCCATCATCGGGAAGAAGGGGCAGCACATCAAGCAGCTGGCACGGTTTGCTGGTGCCTCCATCAAG ATCGCCCCGGCAGAAGGTCCAGACGCCAGCGAGCGCATGGTGATCATCACGGGGCCACCTGAGGCTCAGTTCAAG GCCCAGGGACGAATATTTGGGAAgctgaaagaggaaaacttctttAACCCGAAAGAAGAAGTGAAGCTCGAAGCCCACATCAAGGTGCCTTCCTTCGCCGCCGGCCGCGTCATCGGCAAGGGTGGCAAGACG GTGAACGAACTGCAGAACTTAACGAGCGCAGAAGTCATTGTGCCGCGAGACCAAACCCCGGACAAGAATGAGGAGGTCGTCGTCAAAATCATTGGGCATTTCTTTGCCAGTCAG ACTGCCCAGCGCAAGATCAGGGAAATCGTGCAGCAGgtgaagcagcaggagcacaaaCACGCTCAGGGAGCCGCGGCCTCGCAGCACAGCAAGTGA